A genomic region of Dreissena polymorpha isolate Duluth1 chromosome 4, UMN_Dpol_1.0, whole genome shotgun sequence contains the following coding sequences:
- the LOC127879513 gene encoding transmembrane protein 33-like, which translates to MSDSGSNGTGGGESQQQQQQSPQGQQSVIRYMLSNKVEAALWLTRVFTVLCTVMFILPLFGGNPSTHFERVLLSAAATSALRLHQRLPNFQFSRAFMSLLFAEDSCHYLFFCIIFLNSYPITMVLVPLFLFALLHACNYTKNLLDVLGPTSMMFMRNLIAKLQLQQTNILRFIACSEIFLMPALIFMTFSGRATIFHPFVYYRFLSLRYASRRNPYCRTLFYELRMTVEFVCNKPQCPQFVRNICLKAIGFISRLAPQVAAQ; encoded by the exons ATGTCTGATTCTGGATCCAATGGCACTGGTGGTGGAGAGagtcagcagcagcagcaacaatcACCCCAGGGTCAGCAGTCAGTGATT CGCTACATGTTGAGCAACAAGGTTGAGGCCGCCCTGTGGCTGACCAGAGTGTTCACTGTACTGTGCACCGTGATGTTCATCCTGCCACTCTTTGG TGGAAATCCTTCGACCCATTTTGAGCGTGTGTTACTGAGCGCTGCGGCCACTAGTGCACTGAGGTTACATCAGCGGCTGCCCAACTTCCAGTTCAGCCGTGCCTTCATGAGTCTGCTGTTTGCAGAGGACAGCTGCCACTATCTGTTCTTCTGCATCATCTTCCTCAACAGTTACCCCATCACCA TGGTTCTTGTACCATTATTTCTATTTGCACTTCTACATGCGTGCAACTACACCAAGAATCTCCTGGAT GTGCTTGGTCCAACTTCGATGATGTTCATGAGGAACCTGATTGCTAAACTGCAACTCCAACAGACCAACATTCTACGCTTCATTGCTTGCTCGGAAATCTTCTTAATGCCCGCTCTCATCTTTATGACGTTTAG TGGAAGAGCTACCATATTCCATCCATTTGTGTACTACAGATTTCTCTCCCTTCGATATGCATCACGGAGAAACCCATACTGCAG GACACTATTCTATGAACTGAGAATGACCGTTGAGTTTGTGTGCAATAAACCTCAGTGCCCGCAGTTTGTACGTAACATCTGCCTAAAGGCTATAGGCTTCATCTCCCGACTAGCTCCACAAGTGGCCGCCCAGTAA